Proteins encoded by one window of Bacteroidia bacterium:
- the ccoS gene encoding cbb3-type cytochrome oxidase assembly protein CcoS: MSALYFLIGTSLVVAAGFLGAFFWAMTRGQYEDDYTPSVRMLFENETATKSINPKI; encoded by the coding sequence ATGAGTGCATTATACTTTTTAATCGGAACAAGCTTAGTCGTAGCGGCTGGGTTTTTGGGGGCCTTCTTTTGGGCCATGACCCGAGGGCAGTACGAAGATGATTATACCCCATCTGTGCGTATGCTTTTTGAAAACGAAACAGCTACGAAATCTATTAATCCTAAAATTTAA
- the ccoN gene encoding cytochrome-c oxidase, cbb3-type subunit I yields the protein MELEKFSYDNSIVRKFAYASILFGVVGMLAGLYIALQLVFPALNLGISFTTFGRLRPLHTNAVIFAFVGNGIFMGVYYSLQRLVKARMFSDFLSNLHFWAWQLIIVAAAITLPLGITTGKEYAELEWPIDIAITLVWVVFGINMFGTILTRRERHLYVAIWFYIATFVTVAVLHIVNSFEIPVTLFKSYSFYAGVQDALVQWWYGHNAVAFFLTTPYLGLMYYFIPKAANRPVYSYRLSIIHFWALIFLYIWAGPHHLLYTALPDWAQSLGTVFSVMLIAPSWGGMINGLLTLRGAWDRVREDVVLKFMVVAVTAYGMATFEGPMLSLKNVNAIAHFTDWIIAHVHVGALGWNGFLTFGILYYLIPKMFRTELYSKKLANWHFWLGTLGIIFYAIPMYWAGFMQSLMWKDFTQEGLLKYPNFLETVTQIMPMYAARSLGGTLYLLGVLLMVYNVIKTVSQGSFLADEPAEAPALAPVYVKHGSEHWHRWIERKPIQFLVLSLVMILIGGIIEMVPTFLVKSNIPTIASVKPYTPLELQGRDVYIREGCYVCHSQMVRPFRSETTRYGEYSKAGEYVYDHPFQWGSKRTGPDLHRVGGKYPDSWHYNHMLDPSSISPGSIMPTYPWLLDNDLDTSTTAAKVRAMQTLGVPYPEGYDGLANKDLMHQADSIAGNLKKDGVSTASNKEIVALIAYLQRLGTDIKGNKK from the coding sequence ATGGAATTAGAAAAATTCTCCTATGACAATAGTATTGTCAGAAAATTTGCCTACGCCTCAATCCTTTTTGGTGTGGTAGGTATGCTAGCCGGATTGTACATTGCACTCCAGCTAGTTTTTCCCGCGTTAAACCTGGGCATAAGTTTTACCACTTTCGGAAGGCTTAGACCACTGCATACCAATGCCGTGATTTTCGCATTTGTAGGTAATGGTATTTTTATGGGGGTTTATTATTCACTTCAACGACTTGTTAAGGCAAGGATGTTTAGTGATTTTTTAAGTAACCTGCATTTTTGGGCCTGGCAATTAATTATTGTAGCAGCTGCCATTACTCTTCCTTTGGGTATTACTACAGGTAAAGAGTATGCAGAGTTGGAATGGCCGATTGATATTGCTATTACCTTGGTTTGGGTTGTTTTTGGAATCAACATGTTTGGTACTATTCTTACCCGCCGCGAGCGTCACTTGTATGTAGCCATTTGGTTTTACATTGCTACATTTGTTACGGTTGCGGTTCTGCACATTGTTAACTCCTTTGAAATTCCGGTTACTTTATTTAAAAGTTACTCCTTTTATGCAGGTGTTCAAGATGCCTTAGTACAATGGTGGTATGGACATAATGCGGTGGCATTTTTCCTTACAACTCCATATTTAGGATTGATGTACTATTTTATCCCGAAAGCGGCGAATCGTCCGGTATATTCTTATCGTTTATCTATTATTCACTTTTGGGCATTAATCTTTTTGTATATCTGGGCAGGTCCTCACCACTTGTTGTATACCGCTCTTCCTGATTGGGCTCAATCGTTAGGAACGGTGTTTTCGGTTATGTTAATTGCTCCATCCTGGGGAGGTATGATTAATGGATTATTAACCTTGAGAGGTGCTTGGGACAGGGTTAGAGAAGATGTGGTGTTGAAGTTTATGGTGGTGGCTGTTACCGCTTATGGTATGGCAACCTTTGAAGGTCCAATGTTGTCTCTTAAAAACGTAAATGCCATAGCGCACTTCACCGATTGGATTATTGCTCACGTTCACGTTGGTGCCTTGGGTTGGAATGGTTTCCTAACTTTTGGTATTCTGTATTATTTGATTCCAAAAATGTTCCGTACGGAGTTGTATTCCAAAAAACTAGCAAACTGGCATTTTTGGTTGGGAACCTTGGGTATTATTTTCTATGCCATTCCAATGTATTGGGCCGGTTTTATGCAAAGCTTAATGTGGAAAGACTTTACTCAAGAAGGGTTGTTGAAATATCCTAACTTTTTGGAAACAGTTACCCAAATTATGCCGATGTATGCTGCAAGGTCATTGGGTGGAACATTGTATTTGTTAGGTGTTCTTTTGATGGTGTATAATGTGATTAAAACGGTATCACAAGGTTCATTCCTTGCTGATGAGCCTGCTGAAGCACCTGCTTTGGCCCCTGTTTATGTAAAACATGGCAGCGAACACTGGCACCGTTGGATTGAAAGAAAACCTATTCAATTCCTGGTGTTGAGTTTGGTGATGATTTTAATTGGAGGTATCATTGAAATGGTTCCAACCTTCTTAGTAAAATCAAATATCCCAACTATTGCAAGTGTTAAACCATATACTCCATTGGAACTTCAAGGTCGTGACGTTTATATCCGTGAAGGTTGTTATGTATGTCACTCACAAATGGTAAGACCTTTCCGTTCAGAAACCACCAGATATGGTGAATATTCAAAAGCCGGAGAATATGTATATGATCACCCTTTCCAATGGGGATCTAAACGTACCGGTCCGGATTTGCACCGTGTTGGAGGAAAATACCCTGATTCATGGCATTATAACCACATGTTAGATCCATCTTCGATCTCTCCGGGTTCTATTATGCCAACCTATCCTTGGTTATTAGACAATGATTTAGATACCAGCACAACTGCTGCAAAAGTTAGAGCTATGCAAACCTTAGGTGTTCCTTATCCTGAAGGTTACGATGGGTTAGCTAACAAAGATTTAATGCATCAGGCAGATAGTATTGCCGGAAACCTTAAAAAGGATGGTGTTTCAACTGCCAGCAATAAAGAAATTGTTGCCTTGATTGCTTATTTGCAACGCCTGGGTACTGATATTAAAGGAAACAAAAAATAA
- a CDS encoding CcoQ/FixQ family Cbb3-type cytochrome c oxidase assembly chaperone — translation MKFINYLSTIGGIEIYPMISLFIFFTFFTALLFFVFTADKGYLKKLENIPFENE, via the coding sequence ATGAAATTCATTAACTATCTATCGACTATAGGGGGAATTGAAATTTATCCAATGATTTCTCTCTTCATCTTCTTCACCTTCTTCACAGCCCTTCTATTCTTTGTGTTTACAGCGGATAAAGGCTACTTGAAAAAACTGGAGAACATTCCATTTGAAAACGAATAA